Proteins co-encoded in one Kribbella solani genomic window:
- a CDS encoding protein phosphatase 2C domain-containing protein: protein MEIRSISEAAPDRRPPAVNEDLVLTGPDFAVVLDGATAPAGVESGCLHSVAWLVMRLAEELARPLLTRSSASPPEILAEVIATVRAGHADSCDVGNPDSPSSTVAMVRLHPDHVEHLVLADSPIVVRSPAGQVTVHSDDRIDQLPERTLAAVRRLRNQPGGFWVASTEPKAAYEAVTGDTDRAAVDAIALLTDGASRFSERYGHGWDELLDVLGTEGPRRLVERVREYDALSTAKGKRYDDASVVFLQGP from the coding sequence GTGGAGATCCGTTCGATCAGTGAGGCCGCGCCGGATCGGCGACCGCCGGCGGTGAACGAGGACCTGGTCCTGACCGGGCCGGACTTCGCCGTCGTACTCGACGGTGCCACCGCTCCGGCCGGAGTCGAGTCTGGCTGCCTGCACTCGGTCGCCTGGCTGGTGATGCGGCTGGCCGAGGAGCTCGCGCGACCGTTGCTCACCCGCTCGTCCGCTTCGCCGCCCGAGATCCTCGCCGAGGTGATCGCCACGGTCCGGGCCGGTCACGCGGACAGCTGTGATGTCGGCAATCCGGACAGCCCGTCGTCAACGGTCGCGATGGTGCGGCTGCATCCGGATCACGTCGAGCACCTGGTCCTGGCCGATTCGCCGATCGTCGTACGCTCGCCGGCCGGACAGGTGACCGTACACAGTGACGACCGGATCGACCAGTTGCCGGAACGGACGCTGGCCGCCGTACGCCGGTTGCGGAATCAGCCGGGTGGATTCTGGGTCGCGAGCACCGAGCCCAAGGCGGCGTACGAGGCGGTGACCGGCGACACCGACCGTGCCGCCGTCGACGCGATCGCGCTGCTCACGGACGGCGCTTCGCGGTTCAGCGAACGGTACGGGCACGGCTGGGACGAGCTTCTCGACGTACTCGGCACCGAAGGCCCGCGCCGGTTGGTCGAGCGCGTACGCGAGTATGACGCGCTCTCGACCGCGAAGGGGAAGCGGTACGACGACGCGAGCGTGGTCTTCCTTCAAGGCCCGTAG
- a CDS encoding DUF4328 domain-containing protein produces MQPYPVPHQPGPYQPPPVIPRYRPLKPVAIVSIVLIGLTAVAAVVQSVLMWRSYDEVKRLIYGLLTEDEINSNVETIAGVGPFLNLVSYLLIGTGIAFMIWLWQARENTDFLYSPFAPRPAVPADPVRGPHRRAAGWIVGSWFCPIVQFWYPLQIVQDIAAASEPPEQPGAGRSGRMRMLLTGWWATWTGFWVIVVGGGSFAAISFIVWFIRLVQVADNSDPDSPYADIYDMQDFMVRVALAVDIGFTVAAVLLIVAGVAAAFMMLRITDWQHLRATTPPPAQWPTRPPEPPRYAPRFQPPQAQPPGPGFPSYGP; encoded by the coding sequence ATGCAGCCTTATCCGGTGCCGCACCAGCCGGGGCCGTACCAGCCGCCGCCGGTGATTCCGCGGTACCGGCCGCTGAAGCCGGTGGCCATCGTCAGCATCGTGCTGATCGGGCTGACCGCGGTCGCGGCGGTGGTCCAGTCGGTGCTGATGTGGCGTTCGTACGACGAGGTGAAGCGGCTCATCTACGGCCTCCTCACCGAGGACGAGATCAACAGCAACGTCGAGACGATCGCCGGCGTCGGCCCGTTCCTGAACCTGGTCAGCTACCTGCTGATCGGGACCGGGATCGCCTTCATGATCTGGCTGTGGCAGGCCCGGGAGAACACCGACTTCCTGTACTCACCGTTCGCGCCGCGGCCGGCCGTACCCGCCGATCCGGTCCGGGGCCCGCACCGGCGCGCGGCCGGGTGGATCGTCGGGTCGTGGTTCTGCCCGATCGTCCAGTTCTGGTATCCGCTGCAGATCGTCCAGGACATCGCCGCCGCGAGCGAGCCGCCGGAGCAGCCCGGAGCGGGCCGCTCCGGGCGGATGCGGATGCTGCTGACCGGTTGGTGGGCGACCTGGACGGGCTTCTGGGTGATCGTGGTCGGCGGCGGTTCGTTCGCGGCGATCAGTTTCATCGTGTGGTTCATCCGGCTGGTGCAGGTCGCGGACAACAGCGACCCGGACAGTCCCTATGCCGACATTTACGACATGCAGGACTTCATGGTGCGGGTCGCGCTGGCCGTCGACATCGGGTTCACGGTCGCGGCCGTGCTGCTGATCGTGGCCGGCGTGGCGGCCGCGTTCATGATGCTCCGGATCACCGACTGGCAGCACCTCCGGGCGACCACGCCGCCGCCGGCGCAGTGGCCGACGCGCCCGCCGGAGCCACCGCGGTACGCGCCTCGATTCCAGCCGCCGCAGGCTCAGCCGCCCGGGCCTGGGTTCCCGTCCTACGGGCCTTGA
- a CDS encoding FAD-binding oxidoreductase — MTESDLPVVQLTPGRWGDPTHPVALPAAAIDALKHLGVKRPQTPPGAAGPDSAGRGSAGPDSGGARIGNEPRGAEDLHRLTDGQLSFLASVVGAEHVASDLSSRWAHTRGYSTTDLLRFRAGDASGMPDAVVYPASHDEVAALLAGCAEHELALVPYSGGTSVVGGLAPSRRFVTVDLRRLDQLVELDEISRTATLQAGVRGPAAEALLAEHGYTLGHFPQSYEGASIGGYAAARSSGQSSAGYGRFDQMVVGLTLATPRGTVELGRAPMSAAGPDLRQLVLGSEGAFGIITSVRVRIRPRPAERHFEGWRFENFDAGLTAVRRLAQDGPLPTVLRLSDEVETAVNLADPDVLGGGSGGVLAIIGFDGPYNRATADVLTAAGGTNLGEGPGETWRTGRYRAPYLRDPLLDEGALVETLETAAFWSRIPALKAAVTEAIVGALSATPPLVLCHISHVYETGASLYFTVICAQADDPIAQWRSAKSAANQAIATVGGTISHHHGVGTDHRDAYVTEIGPLAVEALQAVKTTLDPNHVLNPGILLPEP, encoded by the coding sequence ATGACCGAATCGGACCTCCCGGTGGTGCAACTCACGCCGGGCCGCTGGGGCGACCCAACGCACCCCGTCGCCCTCCCGGCGGCGGCGATCGACGCACTCAAGCACCTGGGCGTCAAGCGCCCTCAGACGCCTCCCGGCGCGGCCGGCCCCGATTCGGCCGGTCGTGGCTCGGCCGGCCCCGATTCGGGCGGGGCGCGGATTGGGAATGAGCCTCGGGGTGCCGAGGACCTGCACAGGTTGACTGATGGGCAGCTCAGTTTCCTCGCGTCAGTTGTCGGCGCCGAGCACGTGGCGTCCGACCTGTCCTCGCGATGGGCACACACCCGCGGCTACTCGACGACCGATCTGCTCAGGTTCCGCGCCGGTGACGCCTCCGGGATGCCGGACGCGGTCGTCTATCCGGCCTCCCACGACGAAGTGGCCGCGCTGCTGGCCGGCTGCGCCGAGCACGAGCTGGCCCTCGTTCCGTACTCGGGCGGGACCTCGGTCGTCGGTGGGCTGGCGCCGTCGCGGCGGTTCGTGACCGTGGACCTGCGCCGGCTGGACCAGTTGGTCGAGCTGGACGAGATCTCGCGTACCGCGACGCTCCAGGCCGGCGTCCGTGGCCCCGCCGCCGAGGCGTTGCTGGCCGAGCACGGGTACACGCTCGGCCACTTCCCGCAGTCCTACGAAGGCGCGTCGATCGGCGGCTACGCGGCCGCGCGTTCGAGCGGTCAGTCCTCGGCGGGGTACGGGCGGTTCGACCAGATGGTGGTCGGGCTGACGCTCGCCACGCCGCGCGGCACGGTCGAGCTGGGGCGGGCGCCGATGTCCGCGGCCGGGCCGGACCTCCGGCAACTGGTGCTCGGGTCGGAGGGCGCGTTCGGGATCATCACCTCGGTACGGGTCCGGATTCGCCCGCGCCCGGCAGAGCGGCATTTCGAGGGCTGGCGGTTCGAGAACTTCGACGCCGGACTGACCGCCGTCCGTCGGCTCGCGCAGGACGGACCGTTGCCGACCGTGCTCCGGCTGTCCGACGAGGTCGAGACGGCGGTGAACCTCGCCGACCCGGATGTCCTCGGCGGCGGTTCCGGCGGCGTACTCGCGATCATCGGCTTCGACGGCCCGTACAACCGGGCAACCGCGGACGTACTCACCGCGGCCGGCGGTACGAACCTGGGCGAAGGTCCGGGCGAGACGTGGCGCACCGGCCGGTACCGGGCCCCGTACCTGCGCGATCCGCTCCTGGACGAAGGCGCGCTGGTGGAGACGCTCGAGACCGCCGCGTTCTGGTCCCGCATCCCCGCGCTGAAGGCGGCCGTCACCGAGGCGATCGTCGGCGCACTGAGCGCGACACCACCGTTGGTGCTCTGCCACATCTCCCATGTGTACGAGACGGGCGCATCGCTCTACTTCACCGTCATCTGCGCCCAGGCCGACGACCCGATCGCGCAATGGCGGTCGGCGAAATCAGCCGCGAACCAGGCGATCGCAACCGTCGGCGGCACGATCTCGCACCACCACGGCGTCGGCACCGACCACCGCGACGCCTACGTCACCGAAATCGGCCCACTAGCCGTCGAAGCCCTCCAGGCAGTCAAAACCACCCTCGACCCGAACCACGTCCTCAACCCAGGCATCCTGCTCCCGGAGCCGTAA
- a CDS encoding glycerol-3-phosphate dehydrogenase/oxidase, whose amino-acid sequence MMTVGDASLNASRRARELDSLRAVDVLVIGGGVTGAGVALDAAARGLTVALVEKHDLAFGTSRWSSKLVHGGLRYLASGHIGIAYESAVERGILMKTTAPHLVHPVPQIAPWLPQAKFAQAALLRSAFLGGDILRTFARTSEDYLPHSRRVSSAEILRYAPTLRPEGMRGGFLTWDGQLYDDARLVVAIARTAAQYGGRVLTQVAATDVTGRGAVLIDQLTGERRDVDARMVINATGIWADQVAAGIKLRPSRGTHLVLPQSVFGGLSAVLTVPVPGVLRRVVMAIPAPDDRVYVGLTDEDAPGPVSDVPRATDAEIDFLLNTISAAVQQPITRADLLGTYAGLRPLLDTGHHNGTADISRRHAVLTSPDGVVTIVGGKLTTYRRMAADALDTALDQSSVEARRPCETHRIPLVGAADRVRLAAVRAPARFVQRYGMEAPRVIAGPPELQEPIAPGLRTTYAELRFAIRHEGALTEDDVLDRRTRIGLSAADRELALPAVREAFAAV is encoded by the coding sequence ATGATGACCGTGGGCGACGCGAGCCTGAACGCGTCCCGCCGTGCCCGTGAGCTGGACTCACTGCGCGCGGTGGACGTGCTGGTGATCGGTGGCGGGGTCACCGGCGCCGGCGTCGCCCTGGACGCGGCCGCCCGCGGGCTGACCGTCGCCCTGGTGGAGAAGCACGATCTGGCCTTCGGGACCAGCCGGTGGAGTTCGAAGCTGGTGCACGGCGGCCTTCGGTACCTGGCTTCCGGGCACATTGGCATCGCGTACGAGAGTGCCGTCGAGCGCGGCATCCTGATGAAGACGACCGCGCCGCACCTCGTCCACCCGGTCCCGCAGATCGCACCGTGGTTGCCGCAGGCAAAGTTCGCGCAGGCCGCGCTGCTCCGGTCCGCGTTCCTCGGCGGGGACATCCTGCGTACGTTCGCGCGGACCAGTGAGGACTACCTCCCGCACTCCCGCCGGGTCAGCTCCGCGGAGATCCTCCGGTACGCGCCGACGCTGCGCCCGGAGGGGATGCGCGGCGGCTTCCTGACCTGGGACGGGCAGTTGTACGACGACGCGCGCCTGGTCGTGGCGATCGCCCGGACCGCGGCGCAGTACGGGGGCCGCGTCCTGACCCAGGTCGCGGCCACCGACGTCACCGGGCGCGGCGCGGTCCTGATTGACCAGCTGACCGGTGAGCGGCGTGACGTCGACGCGCGGATGGTGATCAACGCGACCGGGATCTGGGCCGATCAAGTTGCCGCCGGCATCAAACTCCGGCCGAGCCGTGGTACCCATCTGGTGCTGCCGCAGTCGGTGTTCGGCGGGCTGTCCGCAGTCCTCACCGTGCCCGTACCGGGCGTGCTGCGCCGGGTGGTGATGGCGATCCCGGCGCCGGACGACCGGGTGTACGTCGGACTCACCGACGAGGACGCGCCCGGCCCGGTCAGCGACGTACCCCGGGCGACCGACGCGGAGATCGACTTTCTGCTGAACACGATCAGCGCGGCGGTGCAGCAGCCGATCACCCGGGCGGACCTGCTCGGCACGTATGCCGGGCTGCGGCCGCTGCTCGACACGGGTCACCACAACGGGACCGCGGACATTTCCCGGCGGCACGCGGTGCTCACCAGTCCGGACGGGGTGGTGACGATCGTCGGCGGGAAGCTCACGACGTACCGGCGGATGGCCGCGGATGCGCTCGACACGGCGCTCGACCAATCGTCGGTGGAGGCGCGGCGGCCGTGCGAGACGCATCGGATTCCGCTCGTCGGCGCGGCGGACCGGGTTCGGCTGGCCGCGGTCCGGGCGCCGGCGCGGTTCGTGCAGCGGTACGGCATGGAGGCGCCACGGGTGATCGCCGGGCCGCCGGAGCTGCAGGAGCCGATCGCGCCCGGGCTGCGGACGACGTACGCCGAGCTGCGCTTCGCGATCCGGCACGAAGGCGCGCTGACCGAGGACGACGTACTCGATCGGCGGACCCGGATCGGCCTGTCGGCCGCGGACCGCGAGCTCGCGCTGCCGGCCGTCCGCGAGGCGTTCGCGGCGGTCTGA
- a CDS encoding TetR/AcrR family transcriptional regulator gives MSQRNSTTQPGTTGEPEPAATRPAPANAIGEERILDAAYELLLAIGMRRMTMADIARHAEVSRATLYRRWPNVQAVVAALMTREWTIALVSAFQPDAVDGRTRLVEGVVEVVAKTRVHPLMRKIIELDPEFLTPYLLERRGSSTVAHLALVEEGIRQGQADESIRAGDPVWLARQIILVSLASAVSGPVMAEKDEYTKLDEELRIMLTRYLTP, from the coding sequence ATGTCTCAGCGTAACAGCACGACTCAGCCCGGCACCACCGGTGAGCCGGAGCCCGCCGCCACCCGCCCGGCCCCGGCCAACGCGATCGGCGAAGAACGCATCCTCGACGCGGCGTACGAGTTGCTGCTCGCGATCGGGATGCGCCGGATGACGATGGCCGATATCGCCCGGCACGCCGAGGTGTCCCGCGCCACCCTGTACCGGCGCTGGCCGAACGTGCAGGCGGTGGTGGCCGCGCTGATGACCCGGGAGTGGACGATCGCGCTGGTGTCGGCGTTCCAGCCGGACGCCGTTGACGGCCGGACTCGCTTGGTCGAGGGCGTGGTCGAGGTGGTCGCGAAGACCCGCGTGCACCCGCTGATGCGGAAGATCATCGAGCTCGACCCGGAGTTCCTCACGCCGTACCTGCTGGAGCGCCGCGGCAGCAGCACGGTCGCGCACCTGGCGCTGGTCGAGGAAGGCATCCGCCAAGGTCAGGCGGACGAGTCGATCCGGGCCGGCGACCCGGTCTGGCTGGCCCGGCAGATCATCCTGGTCTCGCTGGCGTCGGCCGTGTCCGGTCCGGTGATGGCGGAGAAGGACGAGTACACCAAGCTGGACGAGGAGCTGCGGATCATGCTCACCAGGTACCTGACGCCATGA